Proteins from one Pseudoliparis swirei isolate HS2019 ecotype Mariana Trench chromosome 22, NWPU_hadal_v1, whole genome shotgun sequence genomic window:
- the gtpbp10 gene encoding GTP-binding protein 10: MVQLSRICFRKYGNFVDNLRLYVRGGSGGMGLPRLGGQGGKGGDVWVVASKNMTLKRIKDKYPEKRFLGEAGANSSVRSLRGDKGNDREVLAPVGITVTTDDGIIVGDLNTEGDRLMVAKGGRGGSLRSAFEPSKGQIKHIRLDLKLIADLGLVGFPNAGKSSLLTAMSNATPQIASYSFTTLKPEIGKVIYEDYKQISVADLPGLIEGAHINKGMGHKFLKHVERTKQLLFVVDVCGFQLASKTPFRSPFEAVQLLTKELELYKEELVSKPALLVVNKMDLPDAEDKLAELKEQLQNPAEFSHLLPDDMIPKSCITFRHIVPVSASTGFGVDRLKRCIRESLDEDATMATKAIHQGRLQALRCHSH, encoded by the exons ATGGTCCAGTTGAGTAGAATCTGCTTCCGTAAA TATGGTAACTTTGTGGATAATCTCCGCCTGTACGTCCGTGGAGGCAGTGGGGGCATGGGTCTCCCCCGTCTTGGGGGACAGGGAGGGAAAGGGGGAGATGTTTGGGTGGTGGCTTCAAAGAACATGACCTTGAAAAGGATCAAGGACAAGTACCCCGAGAAACGATTTCTAGGTGAAGCAGGAGCCAACAGCAG TGTCCGATCACTgagaggagacaaaggaaaCGACAGGGAGGTCTTGGCTCCTGTTGGTATCACAGTCACCACTGATGATGGCATAATAGTTG GTGACCTGAATACGGAGGGTGATCGTCTGATGGTGGCgaaaggaggacgaggaggctcATTGCGCTCTGCTTTTGAGCCCAGTAAGGGCCAGATCAAACACATAAGGCTGGACCTCAAACTTATCGCTGACCTGGGCCTTGTTGG GTTCCCTAATGCAGGAAAGTCCTCTCTCCTGACTGCCATGTCTAACGCCACGCCTCAGATTGCAAGCTACTCGT TCACAACTTTGAAGCCAGAGATCGGTAAAGTGATATATGAAGATTACAAACAG ATTTCGGTTGCTGATCTCCCTGGCCTGATCGAGGGGGCTCACATAAACAAAGGCATGGGTCACAAGTTCCTAAAACATGTTGAGAGGACCAAGCAACTTCTGTTTGTG GTGGATGTTTGCGGTTTCCAGCTTGCAAGTAAAACACCGTTCAGGTCGCCCTTTGAAGCTGTTCAACTTCTCACCAAG GAATTGGAGTTGTACAAAGAGGAGCTTGTATCGAAGCCTGCGCTACTGGTGGTGAACAAAATGGACCTGCCTGACGCTGAGGACAAACTAGCAGAGCTGAAGGAGCAACTACAAAACCCAGCTG AGTTCTCTCATCTGTTGCCTGATGACATGATACCGAAAAGCTGCATAACCTTCAGACACATTGTTCCCGTCTCTGCCTCCACTGGGTTTGGGGTCGACCGTTTGAAAAGGTGCATCCGGGAATCGCTTGATGAAGATGCAACTATGGCAACTAAAGCCATTCATCAGGGCAGACTGCAGGCTCTGAGATGCCACTCACATTAA
- the osgin2 gene encoding oxidative stress-induced growth inhibitor 2 isoform X2, translated as MPLLEETTLPQEHPTTVPVVIIGNGPSGICLSYLLSGHKPYLDTSTVHPNPILYRKLQETKHLSITEQELEYLSEGLEGRSRNPVAVLFDTLLHPNADFGYEFPPVLQWRRDNQHIPHLVLGRATPGGAWHVRYKAMEGSMLTISLGLWMELPGVNYRDLTNGKRRDVTSDRATPEEISSYYLLATGASDSPVRLGAEGEDLPFVFHSISNLGLALSQRKLDMNSDPVLIVGAGLSAADAIMCACNSSIQVLHVFRKSVDDSDLIFKQLPKTLYPEYHTVYNMMCSQTYTNVVPSASNRPQAVSIASAVCAKMCPKPQLAAGNMAGNASVGLFPDYTSFPQHCLVSFQSDMKCLLQGNNSLKAFKISMALVLIGTNPNLFFLKDQGQYLGQDPTKPISCTQNPIDIHPYTFECTKEPGLFAMGPLVGDNFVRFLKGGALGIASCLLKRLKKKGTLISNGENNFI; from the exons ATGCCACTTCTGGAAGAGACCACGCTACCACAAGAGCACCCAACCACTGTCCCTGTGGTTATCATCG GCAACGGCCCATCCGGCATTTGTTTGTCCTACCTGCTGAGTGGACACAAGCCCTACCTGGATACCTCAACTGTCCACCCAAACCCAATACTATACAGGAAACTACAGGAGACCAAGCACCTATCCATTACTGAACAG GAACTGGAATATTTGAGTGAAGGTCTCGAAGGGAGGTCAAGGAACCCTGTGGCTGTGCTTTTTGACACACTTCTGCACCCTAATGCTGACTTTGGCTACGAGTTCCCCCCCGTCCTTCAGTGGAGGAGGGACAACCAGCACATCCCACATCTGGTGCTGGGGAGGGCAACGCCTGGAGGTGCTTGGCATGTAAGATACAAG GCAATGGAGGGCTCCATGTTGACTATTAGTCTCGGCCTCTGGATGGAGCTTCCTGGGGTTAACTACAGGGACTTGACCAACGGGAAGCGCAG GGATGTAACCAGTGACAGGGCCACCCCAGAGGAGATTTCATCCTATTACC TACTGGCCACCGGTGCGTCCGATTCGCCAGTTCGATTAGGCGCAGAGGGGGAGGACCTACCATTTGTATTCCACAGCATCTCAAACCTGGGTTTGGCCCTAAGCCAGAGAAAACTGGATATGAACTCTGATCCAGTTTTAATTGTAGGTGCCGGTTTAAGTGCTGCCGATGCAATTATGTGCGCTTGTAACAGCAGCATCCAAGTGCTGCATGTCTTTCGTAAGAGCGTAGACGACTCAGACCTCATCTTCAAACAGCTGCCCAAGACCCTGTACCCAGAGTACCACACAGTCTACAACATGATGTGCTCCCAGACCTACACAAACGTGGTTCCCTCTGCTTCAAACAGACCCCAGGCAGTAAGCATTGCCTCCGCAGTGTGTGCCAAGATGTGCCCAAAGCCCCAGCTTGCCGCAGGTAACATGGCTGGTAATGCCAGTGTCGGCCTGTTTCCTGACTACACCAGTTTCCCTCAACATTGCTTGGTGTCCTTCCAGTCTGACATGAAGTGTTTGCTACAGGGGAACAACTCTCTCAAGGCATTCAAGATCTCCATGGCTCTAGTGCTGATCGGGACAAACCCAAACCTGTTTTTCTTGAAGGACCAGGGCCAGTACTTGGGTCAGGATCCAACAAAACCCATTTCTTGCACACAGAACCCCATTGACATCCACCCCTACACTTTTGAGTGTACCAAGGAGCCAGGTCTGTTTGCCATGGGCCCGTTGGTGGGAGACAACTTTGTTCGCTTTTTGAAGGGCGGCGCTTTAGGCATCGCCTCATGTCTGCTGAAGAGACTCAAGAAGAAAGGGACGCTGATCAGCAATGGAGAGAATAACTTCATTTGA
- the osgin2 gene encoding oxidative stress-induced growth inhibitor 2 isoform X1 yields the protein MPLLEETTLPQEHPTTVPVVIIGNGPSGICLSYLLSGHKPYLDTSTVHPNPILYRKLQETKHLSITEQELEYLSEGLEGRSRNPVAVLFDTLLHPNADFGYEFPPVLQWRRDNQHIPHLVLGRATPGGAWHAMEGSMLTISLGLWMELPGVNYRDLTNGKRRDVTSDRATPEEISSYYRNYVKLKGLQKNFDDNTYVTSVQKLCRGQEGEGLENRLSGQGEGGVGDGGNEGFEGNGVECLNNGGGGALWEVRGYQQVQNDTHVPFSLFAENVVLATGASDSPVRLGAEGEDLPFVFHSISNLGLALSQRKLDMNSDPVLIVGAGLSAADAIMCACNSSIQVLHVFRKSVDDSDLIFKQLPKTLYPEYHTVYNMMCSQTYTNVVPSASNRPQAVSIASAVCAKMCPKPQLAAGNMAGNASVGLFPDYTSFPQHCLVSFQSDMKCLLQGNNSLKAFKISMALVLIGTNPNLFFLKDQGQYLGQDPTKPISCTQNPIDIHPYTFECTKEPGLFAMGPLVGDNFVRFLKGGALGIASCLLKRLKKKGTLISNGENNFI from the exons ATGCCACTTCTGGAAGAGACCACGCTACCACAAGAGCACCCAACCACTGTCCCTGTGGTTATCATCG GCAACGGCCCATCCGGCATTTGTTTGTCCTACCTGCTGAGTGGACACAAGCCCTACCTGGATACCTCAACTGTCCACCCAAACCCAATACTATACAGGAAACTACAGGAGACCAAGCACCTATCCATTACTGAACAG GAACTGGAATATTTGAGTGAAGGTCTCGAAGGGAGGTCAAGGAACCCTGTGGCTGTGCTTTTTGACACACTTCTGCACCCTAATGCTGACTTTGGCTACGAGTTCCCCCCCGTCCTTCAGTGGAGGAGGGACAACCAGCACATCCCACATCTGGTGCTGGGGAGGGCAACGCCTGGAGGTGCTTGGCAT GCAATGGAGGGCTCCATGTTGACTATTAGTCTCGGCCTCTGGATGGAGCTTCCTGGGGTTAACTACAGGGACTTGACCAACGGGAAGCGCAG GGATGTAACCAGTGACAGGGCCACCCCAGAGGAGATTTCATCCTATTACCGTAACTATGTGAAGCTAAAGGGCCTTCAAAAGAATTTTGATGACAACACCTACGTGACCTCTGTCCAGAAACTCTGTCGGGGGCAAGAGGGTGAAGGTCTGGAAAATAGGCTCAGTGgtcaaggagagggaggggtgggAGATGGTGGGAATGAAGGCTTTGAGGGAAATGGAGTAGAGTGTCTAAAtaatggaggagggggggctctcTGGGAAGTAAGGGGATACCAGCAGGTGCAGAATGACACTCATGTTCCCTTCTCTCTGTTTGCTGAGAATGTAGTACTGGCCACCGGTGCGTCCGATTCGCCAGTTCGATTAGGCGCAGAGGGGGAGGACCTACCATTTGTATTCCACAGCATCTCAAACCTGGGTTTGGCCCTAAGCCAGAGAAAACTGGATATGAACTCTGATCCAGTTTTAATTGTAGGTGCCGGTTTAAGTGCTGCCGATGCAATTATGTGCGCTTGTAACAGCAGCATCCAAGTGCTGCATGTCTTTCGTAAGAGCGTAGACGACTCAGACCTCATCTTCAAACAGCTGCCCAAGACCCTGTACCCAGAGTACCACACAGTCTACAACATGATGTGCTCCCAGACCTACACAAACGTGGTTCCCTCTGCTTCAAACAGACCCCAGGCAGTAAGCATTGCCTCCGCAGTGTGTGCCAAGATGTGCCCAAAGCCCCAGCTTGCCGCAGGTAACATGGCTGGTAATGCCAGTGTCGGCCTGTTTCCTGACTACACCAGTTTCCCTCAACATTGCTTGGTGTCCTTCCAGTCTGACATGAAGTGTTTGCTACAGGGGAACAACTCTCTCAAGGCATTCAAGATCTCCATGGCTCTAGTGCTGATCGGGACAAACCCAAACCTGTTTTTCTTGAAGGACCAGGGCCAGTACTTGGGTCAGGATCCAACAAAACCCATTTCTTGCACACAGAACCCCATTGACATCCACCCCTACACTTTTGAGTGTACCAAGGAGCCAGGTCTGTTTGCCATGGGCCCGTTGGTGGGAGACAACTTTGTTCGCTTTTTGAAGGGCGGCGCTTTAGGCATCGCCTCATGTCTGCTGAAGAGACTCAAGAAGAAAGGGACGCTGATCAGCAATGGAGAGAATAACTTCATTTGA